One Paraglaciecola mesophila genomic region harbors:
- a CDS encoding helix-turn-helix domain-containing protein, translated as MSVMTVEEVANFLGVEAIRVERLERESLLIAVDKDEQDRPLFNAKDVEKYKVLAERLGGL; from the coding sequence ATGAGTGTGATGACAGTAGAAGAAGTAGCGAATTTTTTGGGTGTCGAGGCAATTCGTGTTGAACGCTTAGAACGTGAGAGTTTATTGATTGCGGTAGACAAAGACGAGCAGGATAGGCCGCTATTTAATGCCAAAGATGTAGAAAAATACAAAGTGCTCGCGGAGCGTCTTGGGGGGCTTTGA
- the pepB gene encoding aminopeptidase PepB: MSRLSIQLSNAPAAAHWGKNAVLSFDNESATIHLLSDDPQHRTIRRAARILDGLNLDFVTLCGKWHIEQQWAFAYSFTSSKKQHHIQWADDENSSALTQRYQALVFTRNQTNATPEDLSPEKLASSSVEWLTSLSPSHVTAKQWVGEELVEQQWHGLYNVGRGSKRPPVMLEVDFNPTGDPLAPVSAALVGKGITFDSGGYSIKGSEGMLHMKCDMGGAAMVTGGLGLAIMQGLEKRVKLYLCCAENLISGHAYKLGDVITYKNGTTVEIVNTDAEGRLVLADGLMAACETQAPLIIDAATLTGAASAALGRDYNAFFALDKNLMQRALGYADEENEPAWPLPLEKWHQEKCPSHYADTANSRAQKGGGAGGASNAAGFLSRFVSNDGQGWLHMDLAAAFNDSADAYTPAGASGMGIRTIAKALLTE; this comes from the coding sequence ATGTCTCGACTTTCTATCCAACTGTCAAATGCGCCAGCCGCTGCCCATTGGGGCAAGAATGCTGTGCTATCATTCGACAATGAAAGCGCTACTATCCATTTATTATCTGATGACCCTCAACATAGAACCATTCGCCGCGCAGCGCGTATTCTAGACGGTTTGAATTTAGATTTCGTGACTTTATGTGGTAAATGGCATATCGAACAACAATGGGCTTTTGCCTATAGCTTCACCAGTAGCAAAAAACAGCACCACATTCAGTGGGCAGATGACGAAAATAGCAGTGCTTTAACCCAGCGCTATCAAGCGTTGGTGTTTACTCGTAATCAAACCAATGCCACACCGGAAGATCTGTCCCCCGAAAAATTGGCCAGCAGCAGTGTGGAATGGTTAACCAGCTTAAGTCCTAGTCATGTCACTGCAAAGCAATGGGTGGGCGAAGAGCTTGTAGAACAGCAGTGGCACGGACTATATAACGTTGGCCGCGGTAGCAAACGCCCGCCTGTAATGCTTGAAGTAGACTTCAACCCAACTGGCGATCCCCTTGCCCCTGTTAGCGCCGCATTAGTGGGCAAAGGCATAACCTTTGACAGTGGCGGTTATAGCATCAAAGGCAGCGAAGGTATGCTGCACATGAAATGTGATATGGGCGGAGCCGCCATGGTAACCGGTGGTTTAGGCTTAGCGATTATGCAAGGCTTAGAAAAACGGGTGAAACTATATTTGTGCTGTGCTGAAAATTTAATCAGTGGCCACGCTTACAAGCTCGGTGATGTCATCACCTATAAAAATGGAACAACGGTAGAAATCGTCAATACCGATGCCGAAGGTAGATTAGTGCTAGCAGATGGCCTAATGGCGGCATGTGAAACCCAAGCGCCATTGATCATAGATGCTGCAACGTTAACCGGCGCAGCTAGCGCGGCATTAGGACGTGACTACAATGCCTTTTTTGCGCTAGATAAAAATCTGATGCAGCGCGCATTAGGATACGCCGATGAAGAAAACGAGCCGGCTTGGCCCTTGCCGCTGGAGAAATGGCACCAAGAAAAATGCCCCTCTCATTATGCAGACACAGCCAATAGCCGCGCGCAAAAAGGCGGAGGAGCAGGAGGTGCATCAAACGCTGCCGGCTTTCTTTCACGGTTTGTGAGCAATGACGGTCAAGGTTGGTTGCATATGGATTTGGCCGCTGCATTTAACGATAGTGCAGATGCCTATACACCGGCAGGCGCCTCAGGTATGGGCATTCGAACCATAGCCAAGGCCCTATTGACTGAATAA